A stretch of the Bartonella henselae str. Houston-1 genome encodes the following:
- the rpoZ gene encoding DNA-directed RNA polymerase subunit omega, with the protein MARVTVEDCIDKVDNRFELVLLAGHRARQISQGAQITVDRDNDKNPVVALREIAEETLSPADLKEDLIHSLQKHVEVDEPEMASEFISHSSEAGGVLGTSSEEEGSSFDHMSEEELLAGIEGLVVPEKSDDY; encoded by the coding sequence ATGGCCCGTGTAACGGTAGAAGATTGTATTGATAAAGTCGATAATCGCTTTGAATTAGTGCTTTTAGCTGGACATCGGGCGCGTCAAATTTCGCAGGGTGCGCAGATTACGGTTGATCGTGATAATGATAAAAATCCCGTTGTTGCTTTGCGTGAAATAGCAGAAGAAACGCTATCTCCTGCCGATTTAAAAGAAGATCTTATTCATTCGTTACAAAAGCATGTGGAAGTGGATGAGCCAGAAATGGCAAGCGAATTTATTTCTCATTCAAGTGAGGCTGGAGGTGTTTTGGGTACTTCTTCGGAAGAAGAGGGCAGTTCATTCGATCATATGTCTGAAGAAGAGCTTTTAGCGGGTATCGAAGGTTTGGTCGTTCCAGAGAAGAGTGACGATTATTAA